Proteins found in one Planktothrix tepida PCC 9214 genomic segment:
- a CDS encoding XisI protein, with amino-acid sequence MEGVTDKLTNYQQIVQQLLIGYAEVKPAYGDFEVETIFDTQRNHYQIVHLGWQHKRWVHHCIIHLDIRNEKIWIFYNSTEHDIAADLVDLGVPKQDIVLGFYPPFMREMSDYAVG; translated from the coding sequence ATGGAAGGAGTAACGGATAAATTAACGAACTATCAGCAAATTGTGCAGCAATTGTTGATAGGTTATGCAGAAGTTAAACCGGCTTATGGCGATTTTGAGGTGGAGACTATTTTTGATACCCAGCGAAATCATTATCAAATTGTGCATCTAGGTTGGCAGCATAAACGCTGGGTACATCATTGTATAATACATCTGGATATTCGTAATGAGAAAATCTGGATTTTTTACAATTCAACGGAACATGATATTGCGGCAGATTTAGTTGATTTGGGTGTACCAAAACAAGATATTGTGTTAGGTTTTTATCCTCCTTTCATGCGGGAAATGAGCGACTATGCTGTGGGCTAA